Proteins encoded together in one Vicinamibacterales bacterium window:
- a CDS encoding M24 family metallopeptidase: MRGFRVLALIVMLAAPGAAQAPEPPLDRPRPFGTLREQAEMQQRWLKQRLDTILPPLMRRHGIDMWVVPMREYNEDPVFTAITAPETFAARRRTIYVFFDKCAVHEDPGSAAAAAPPSAACVERIALGGTSQGGVFDARRSSQAAAGNVGRGQQAELWGDEQWQALKTVIEERKPRTIGINRSTVFAFSDGLSSGELKGMSAALGEAWTSRFKDAELLPLELIAARLPDEEVFFRRMQELVWSMTQTMFSSATITPGRTRTSDLVWWWRQRVNDQGLGTWFQPSVSVQRRGRTEAEIGADPIIQRGDVLHCDVGITAARLNTDTQHNAYVLRPGETDAPDGLRRALASANALQDIVMEEIRPGRSGNEILRASLERMKAQGIDGTVYSHPIGLHGHGAGPLIGLWDYQTGVPGRGDAPVRPGMWYSIELQATTPVAEWGNQPVRMAQEEDAIVDADGKIRWALRRQDRLFLVR, encoded by the coding sequence ATGAGAGGGTTCCGGGTGCTCGCGCTGATCGTGATGCTCGCGGCGCCGGGCGCGGCGCAGGCGCCGGAGCCGCCGCTCGACAGGCCCCGGCCGTTCGGCACGCTGCGCGAGCAGGCGGAGATGCAGCAGCGGTGGCTGAAGCAGCGCCTGGACACGATCCTGCCGCCGCTGATGCGCCGGCACGGCATCGACATGTGGGTCGTGCCGATGCGCGAATACAACGAAGACCCGGTGTTCACGGCGATCACCGCGCCGGAGACGTTCGCCGCGCGGCGGCGGACGATCTACGTCTTCTTCGACAAGTGCGCGGTGCACGAGGACCCGGGTTCGGCGGCGGCGGCTGCGCCGCCGTCCGCCGCCTGCGTGGAGCGCATCGCGCTGGGAGGGACGTCGCAGGGAGGCGTGTTCGACGCCCGCCGATCGTCGCAGGCGGCGGCCGGCAACGTGGGCCGCGGCCAGCAGGCGGAGCTGTGGGGCGACGAGCAGTGGCAGGCCCTCAAGACGGTGATCGAGGAGCGGAAGCCGCGGACGATCGGCATCAATCGATCGACGGTGTTCGCCTTCTCGGATGGCTTGTCGAGCGGCGAGCTCAAAGGCATGTCGGCGGCGCTCGGGGAGGCGTGGACGTCCCGCTTCAAGGACGCCGAGCTGCTGCCGCTCGAATTGATCGCGGCGCGGCTGCCCGACGAGGAGGTCTTCTTCCGCCGCATGCAGGAGCTGGTCTGGTCGATGACGCAGACGATGTTCTCGAGCGCGACGATCACGCCGGGCAGGACGCGCACGAGCGATCTGGTGTGGTGGTGGCGGCAGCGCGTGAACGATCAAGGGCTGGGCACGTGGTTCCAGCCGAGCGTGTCGGTGCAGCGCCGCGGCCGGACGGAAGCGGAGATCGGGGCCGATCCGATCATCCAGCGCGGCGACGTGCTGCACTGCGACGTCGGCATCACGGCGGCGCGGCTGAACACCGACACCCAGCACAACGCCTACGTGCTGCGGCCGGGAGAAACCGACGCCCCCGACGGCCTGCGGCGCGCGCTCGCCAGCGCCAACGCGCTGCAGGACATCGTCATGGAGGAGATCAGGCCGGGACGAAGCGGCAACGAGATCCTCCGCGCGTCGCTCGAGCGGATGAAGGCACAGGGGATCGACGGCACGGTGTACTCACACCCGATCGGGCTGCACGGGCATGGTGCCGGACCGTTGATTGGCTTGTGGGACTATCAGACGGGCGTGCCGGGACGCGGCGACGCGCCGGTCAGACCCGGAATGTGGTACTCCATCGAGCTGCAGGCGACGACACCCGTAGCCGAGTGGGGAAATCAGCCGGTGAGGATGGCGCAGGAAGAAGACGCCATCGTCGACGCCGACGGAAAGATCCGCTGGGCGCTGCGCCGCCAGGATCGCCTGTTCCTCGTGCGGTGA
- a CDS encoding cold shock domain-containing protein yields MAASMNGTIKRLVSDKGFGFILAEDGTEYFFHNSACRDTRFDQLREGQSVTFEKGQGPKGPRAESVRVA; encoded by the coding sequence ATGGCAGCATCGATGAACGGCACCATCAAGCGGCTCGTCAGCGACAAGGGGTTCGGCTTCATCCTGGCGGAGGACGGTACGGAGTACTTCTTCCACAATTCGGCGTGCCGGGACACGCGGTTCGACCAGCTGCGCGAGGGTCAGTCCGTGACGTTCGAAAAGGGTCAGGGTCCCAAGGGGCCGCGCGCGGAAAGCGTTCGCGTCGCATAA
- a CDS encoding phospholipase D-like domain-containing protein, protein MARSARRKDLPLPTAVLDPVRFQRTFARQRRPMAQWRGHRLARRWRYRMAPDPLHRKPKGVLPFWTRMRRLLWSWYPWAAVCLWALIYDQWAWAWGTGAMAFVSYLIAPAETPPRYGLDHEFAVDDEEFLPTMAGATGVPFLPGNALTLLNDGDEFYPAMLRAIDEAEYSITIEAYIYWAGEIGRQFAQALAAKAASGVRVKILLDAVGSSSIGEDILSTLERGSCHLAWYNPFSWKHLGRYNHRTHRKSLIIDGRIAFTGGAGIADHWRGRARNASEWRDLMIRLEGPAVTPLQTGFAQNWLQTTSELVSGPLYYPYIEPAGPLALQTILSSPEVGASTVRIMYYLSIISARRSIFIANPYFVPDAAGRDALIEAQRRGVDVRIMVAARYNDNWLAHQNSVRVYGRLLEAGIQILEYNRTMLHHKTMVVDGRWFTIGTTNFDNRSFAHNEENNVCGYDETVARQLHAMFERDTGGCDRLTLDQWKQRGLWRRAQEVAAAFLEEQI, encoded by the coding sequence ATGGCCCGGAGCGCCCGCCGCAAGGACCTGCCGCTGCCCACCGCCGTCCTCGACCCGGTCCGGTTTCAACGAACCTTCGCCCGCCAGCGGCGCCCGATGGCCCAGTGGCGCGGGCACCGGCTGGCCCGGCGCTGGCGCTATCGCATGGCGCCGGACCCGCTGCACCGGAAGCCCAAGGGGGTGCTGCCGTTCTGGACGCGGATGCGGCGGCTGCTGTGGTCCTGGTACCCCTGGGCGGCCGTGTGCCTGTGGGCCCTCATCTACGACCAGTGGGCCTGGGCGTGGGGCACCGGCGCGATGGCCTTCGTCAGCTACCTGATCGCACCCGCGGAGACCCCGCCCCGTTACGGCCTCGATCACGAATTCGCCGTCGACGACGAAGAGTTCCTGCCGACCATGGCGGGGGCAACCGGCGTGCCGTTCCTGCCCGGCAACGCGCTGACGCTGCTGAACGACGGCGACGAGTTCTACCCGGCGATGCTGCGCGCGATCGACGAGGCCGAGTACTCGATCACGATCGAGGCCTACATCTACTGGGCGGGGGAGATCGGACGGCAGTTCGCGCAGGCGCTGGCGGCAAAGGCGGCGTCGGGCGTGCGGGTCAAGATTCTGCTCGACGCGGTGGGATCGTCGTCCATCGGCGAAGACATCCTCTCGACCCTCGAGCGGGGCTCGTGCCATCTCGCCTGGTACAACCCCTTCAGCTGGAAGCATCTCGGCCGCTACAACCACCGCACGCACCGCAAGTCGCTGATCATCGACGGCCGGATCGCGTTCACCGGGGGCGCCGGCATCGCCGATCACTGGCGGGGCCGGGCGCGCAACGCCTCGGAGTGGCGGGACCTGATGATCCGCCTCGAAGGACCGGCGGTGACGCCGCTGCAGACCGGCTTCGCGCAGAACTGGCTGCAGACCACCAGCGAGCTGGTGTCGGGACCGCTCTACTATCCGTACATCGAGCCCGCCGGGCCGCTGGCGCTGCAGACCATCCTCAGCTCGCCGGAGGTCGGCGCCTCGACGGTGCGCATCATGTACTACCTGTCGATCATCTCGGCGCGGCGATCCATCTTCATCGCCAACCCCTACTTCGTGCCCGACGCGGCCGGGCGCGACGCACTGATCGAAGCCCAGCGCCGCGGCGTCGACGTGCGGATCATGGTGGCGGCGCGCTACAACGACAACTGGCTGGCGCACCAGAACAGCGTCCGCGTCTACGGCCGGCTGCTCGAGGCCGGCATCCAGATCCTCGAATACAACCGGACGATGCTGCACCACAAGACGATGGTGGTCGACGGACGGTGGTTCACGATCGGCACCACCAACTTCGACAACCGCTCCTTCGCGCACAACGAGGAGAACAACGTCTGCGGCTACGACGAAACGGTGGCGCGCCAGCTGCACGCCATGTTCGAGCGCGACACCGGCGGCTGCGATCGGCTCACGCTCGACCAATGGAAGCAGCGCGGCCTGTGGCGCAGGGCGCAGGAGGTGGCGGCGGCGTTCCTCGAAGAGCAGATCTGA
- a CDS encoding VOC family protein, producing the protein MKARSFSHTGITVSDFNRAVRFWWDVFGCPLVGVADAPPERVRGFFGVDVPGAACKIGWIRIPGGAVVEIFHFEPALPPQPVAWSRIGFTHICLNVRGIRRWHDYLARKGVEIVCPPEQSPRGHWLFFVKDFDGNLIEITDLGYMYHVLNWLGPLGGWVFRRGMYRKYYE; encoded by the coding sequence ATGAAGGCTCGATCGTTCAGTCACACCGGCATCACCGTATCCGACTTCAACCGCGCGGTCCGCTTCTGGTGGGACGTGTTCGGCTGCCCGCTGGTGGGCGTCGCCGACGCGCCGCCCGAGCGCGTGCGCGGCTTCTTCGGCGTCGACGTGCCCGGCGCGGCCTGCAAGATCGGCTGGATCCGCATCCCCGGCGGCGCCGTCGTCGAGATCTTCCACTTCGAGCCGGCGCTGCCGCCGCAGCCGGTGGCGTGGAGCCGCATCGGCTTCACCCACATCTGCCTGAACGTGCGCGGCATCCGCCGCTGGCACGACTACCTGGCGCGCAAGGGGGTGGAGATCGTCTGCCCCCCCGAGCAGTCGCCGCGCGGCCACTGGCTGTTCTTCGTCAAGGACTTCGACGGCAACCTGATCGAGATCACCGACCTCGGCTACATGTACCACGTGCTGAACTGGCTCGGGCCGCTGGGCGGCTGGGTCTTCCGCCGCGGGATGTACCGGAAGTATTACGAGTAG
- a CDS encoding GMC family oxidoreductase, translated as MSERFDAIIIGSGAGGGTLAHALAPTGARILIVERGDFVPQEAENWSPEAVWRQLRYRSREQWLDADGRPFRPYTHYNVGGNTKFWGAVLYRLRREDFQAVQHADGVSPEWPIDYDTLAPYYERAERLYRVRGAVGDDPTEPPHGPYPFPPVPHAPGMARIAARLRAQGLHPSPLPLGILNPGDPDGCRLCNTCNSFVCQVHAKSDADVIAVRPAIAHANVTLWTNACARRLIADPSGRRVEAIEVERNGAVERVAASTIVVACGAINSAALLLRSACGRHPRGLANSSGLVGRRYMAHLATMLEGVHWRTNADEFQKTLAINDFYLAGARTPYPLGQIQSQGRTHAIMAKVTGDTWAWRGIQMRFIPEWAYEMWVSRATDWLAMTEDLPDPENRVRLAPDGSIVLEYRPNNTAAHARLVEELRAMLAALGYWSPRIFAHSAGAKNTTHQCGTLVFGTNPRDSVLDPFCRTHDVENLFVVDASFFPSSAAVNPGLTIAAQALRVADHIKAHDL; from the coding sequence GTGAGCGAACGCTTCGACGCCATCATCATCGGCAGCGGCGCCGGCGGCGGCACGCTCGCGCACGCGCTCGCCCCCACCGGCGCCCGGATCCTCATCGTCGAGCGCGGCGACTTCGTCCCGCAGGAAGCGGAGAACTGGAGTCCGGAGGCGGTCTGGCGGCAGCTCCGCTACCGCAGCCGCGAGCAGTGGCTCGACGCCGACGGCCGCCCGTTCCGGCCCTACACCCACTACAACGTCGGCGGCAACACCAAGTTCTGGGGCGCCGTGCTGTACCGGCTGCGGCGCGAAGACTTCCAGGCGGTCCAGCACGCCGACGGCGTCTCGCCGGAATGGCCGATCGACTACGACACGCTCGCGCCCTATTACGAGCGGGCCGAGCGGCTGTATCGGGTGCGCGGCGCGGTCGGCGACGACCCGACGGAGCCGCCGCACGGCCCGTATCCGTTCCCGCCGGTGCCGCACGCGCCGGGGATGGCCCGCATCGCGGCGCGGCTCCGCGCGCAGGGCCTGCATCCCTCGCCGCTGCCGCTCGGCATCCTGAACCCCGGCGATCCGGACGGCTGCCGCCTCTGCAACACCTGCAACTCGTTCGTCTGCCAGGTGCACGCCAAGAGCGACGCCGACGTGATCGCGGTGCGCCCGGCCATCGCGCACGCCAACGTCACGCTGTGGACCAACGCGTGCGCGCGGCGCCTCATCGCCGATCCGTCGGGGCGCAGGGTGGAGGCGATCGAGGTCGAGCGCAACGGCGCCGTCGAGCGCGTTGCCGCATCGACGATCGTGGTGGCGTGCGGCGCGATCAATTCCGCGGCGCTGCTGCTCCGCTCCGCGTGCGGCCGCCATCCCCGCGGCCTGGCGAACTCCTCCGGCCTCGTCGGCCGCCGTTACATGGCGCACCTGGCGACCATGCTCGAGGGGGTGCACTGGAGGACGAACGCGGACGAATTCCAGAAGACGCTGGCGATCAACGACTTCTACCTCGCGGGTGCGCGCACGCCGTACCCGCTCGGGCAAATCCAGTCGCAGGGACGCACGCACGCGATCATGGCGAAGGTGACCGGCGACACCTGGGCGTGGCGCGGCATCCAGATGCGCTTCATCCCGGAGTGGGCCTACGAGATGTGGGTGTCGCGCGCGACCGACTGGCTGGCGATGACCGAGGACCTGCCCGATCCCGAGAACCGCGTCCGCCTCGCGCCCGACGGCAGCATCGTGCTCGAATACCGCCCCAACAACACCGCCGCGCACGCGCGGCTGGTCGAGGAGCTGCGCGCGATGCTCGCCGCCCTCGGCTACTGGTCGCCGCGCATCTTCGCGCATTCCGCCGGCGCCAAGAACACGACGCACCAGTGCGGAACGCTGGTGTTCGGCACCAATCCGCGAGACTCCGTGCTCGATCCGTTCTGCCGCACCCATGACGTCGAGAACCTGTTCGTCGTCGACGCGTCGTTCTTCCCGTCTTCGGCGGCGGTGAACCCGGGGCTGACGATTGCGGCGCAGGCGCTGCGCGTCGCCGATCACATCAAGGCGCACGATTTATGA
- a CDS encoding Gfo/Idh/MocA family oxidoreductase: MLRIAFLGCGFITRVHSRHLRTLRPDVVCGYASRDAQRAEAFRSRYSGFASYPDYASAIADPRVDAVVVAVPPRFHLELVLQALAAGKHVLVEKPAFPRLDDYATAIAARDAAQRVVLVGENDHYKPLAVRLRALLREGAIGDMVFAHFTTIVRRLKSADDWRNDEFMAGGDAFFEEGIHWLHVAGSLGPRIAAIHGYRPSLSADGPDRRAKSMMIAFRYDNGAVGSLFYSREIPSLFRGLRLSKLYGREGIISFESNGVVVVARGRGLPRVVFPGFRDIRGYRAMYRDFRRAITSGSTPEMSLERAIEDHRLMDQVYASL, from the coding sequence GTGCTGCGGATCGCTTTTCTCGGCTGCGGCTTCATCACGCGCGTGCACAGCCGCCACCTCCGGACATTGCGGCCCGACGTGGTGTGCGGCTACGCGAGCCGCGATGCGCAGCGTGCCGAGGCGTTCCGCAGCCGCTACAGCGGCTTCGCCAGCTATCCCGATTACGCGTCGGCGATCGCGGATCCGCGGGTCGACGCGGTGGTGGTGGCGGTGCCGCCGCGCTTCCACCTCGAGCTCGTGCTGCAGGCGCTGGCGGCCGGCAAGCACGTGCTGGTCGAGAAGCCGGCGTTTCCGCGGCTGGACGACTACGCCACCGCCATCGCCGCGCGCGACGCCGCACAGCGCGTGGTGCTGGTCGGCGAGAACGATCATTACAAGCCGCTCGCGGTCCGGCTGCGGGCGCTGCTCCGCGAGGGCGCGATCGGCGACATGGTGTTCGCGCATTTCACCACCATTGTCAGGCGGCTGAAGAGCGCGGACGACTGGCGCAACGACGAGTTCATGGCGGGCGGCGACGCTTTTTTCGAGGAAGGGATTCACTGGCTGCACGTGGCCGGCAGTCTCGGGCCGCGCATCGCGGCGATTCACGGCTATCGTCCGTCGCTGTCGGCGGACGGCCCCGACCGCCGCGCCAAGAGCATGATGATCGCGTTCCGCTACGACAACGGCGCGGTCGGCTCGCTGTTCTATTCCCGCGAGATCCCGTCGCTGTTCCGCGGTCTGCGGCTGTCGAAGCTGTACGGGCGCGAGGGGATCATCAGCTTCGAGTCGAACGGCGTCGTGGTGGTGGCCCGCGGGCGCGGCCTGCCGCGCGTGGTGTTCCCCGGGTTCCGCGACATCCGCGGCTACCGGGCGATGTATCGTGACTTCCGGCGCGCGATTACCAGCGGCAGCACGCCGGAGATGAGCCTGGAGCGCGCCATCGAAGATCACCGCCTGATGGACCAGGTCTACGCCAGCCTGTGA
- a CDS encoding SDR family oxidoreductase: protein MTPRADHGETSYKGLGRLTDRAALITGGDSGIGRAVAIAFAREGADVLLSYLPEEERDARESAEWVTNAGRRAILAGGDIRDERHCAALIDRAFDEFGKLDILVNNAAFQRTHDTIEAFTTEEFDATFKTNVYAMFWLCRAALPRMAAGATIINTASIQAFDPSPNLLAYAPTKAAIVNFTKALSQLAMKKGVRVNAVAPGPVWTPLIPSTMPEAKTRTFGQDTAFGRAAQPVEIAPLFVFLASNEARFVTGEVYGATGGQTPL from the coding sequence ATGACGCCCCGGGCGGATCACGGCGAGACCAGCTACAAGGGGCTCGGCCGTCTCACCGATCGTGCGGCGCTGATCACCGGCGGCGACAGCGGCATCGGCCGGGCAGTGGCGATTGCCTTCGCGCGCGAAGGGGCGGACGTGCTTCTGAGCTATCTGCCCGAAGAGGAGCGCGATGCGCGCGAGTCGGCCGAGTGGGTGACGAACGCCGGACGCAGGGCGATCCTCGCCGGCGGCGATATCCGCGACGAGCGCCACTGCGCCGCGCTGATCGATCGCGCCTTCGACGAGTTCGGCAAGCTGGACATCCTCGTCAACAACGCCGCGTTCCAGCGAACGCACGACACGATCGAGGCGTTCACGACCGAGGAGTTCGACGCCACCTTCAAGACCAACGTGTACGCGATGTTCTGGCTGTGCCGCGCCGCGCTGCCGCGGATGGCCGCCGGCGCCACGATCATCAACACCGCGTCGATCCAGGCGTTCGATCCCAGCCCCAACCTGCTCGCCTACGCCCCGACGAAGGCGGCGATCGTGAACTTCACGAAGGCGCTGTCGCAGCTGGCGATGAAGAAGGGGGTGCGCGTCAACGCCGTCGCCCCCGGCCCGGTGTGGACGCCGTTGATCCCGTCGACCATGCCGGAGGCGAAGACGCGCACGTTCGGCCAGGACACCGCCTTCGGCCGCGCCGCGCAGCCGGTGGAGATCGCGCCGCTGTTCGTGTTCCTCGCCTCGAACGAGGCCCGCTTCGTCACCGGCGAGGTCTACGGTGCGACCGGCGGCCAGACGCCACTGTAA
- a CDS encoding HAMP domain-containing sensor histidine kinase: MTITSDSELAWRAQPRAARAYVAAVTIAGAIVLGAAVPTAVPDPALFLFLLLTVCVTSAWKVNLPISLSSGSTLSVSYAANLMALLLLGPRVAVAIAAVGVWVQCTVNVKRRYPLYRTAFSIAAEVLTMAVTGAAYRALGGGDPPFDVPALLKPVVGAIAAYFLCNTALVAIAIGLSTCRSIVAVWREEFLWSATSFVVAGSAGALAAVVISRGEIWKAVVLLAPVYLAYQTYRLFIARLQDQKRHLDEMTRLQKERGDLLERERAARASAEAANRLKDQFLATVSHELRTPMNAILGWADMLRLGTLPPERRERACEAVFNNAMRQARLIDELLDMARIMAGKLQLERADVDPREIAQAALEIIQIAADAKGIRVDVDIADGLGSFHADGPRLQQVVWNLLANAVKFTPAGGVVRLAIRRTGDLGEIVVADSGVGIPAGFLSSVFEPFCQADASPTREYDGLGLGLAIAKQVVDAHGGTISAESGGLGQGATFTVRLPVAGVAGQRLTTAADTVPSTVAADVTVARIV; this comes from the coding sequence GTGACGATCACGTCCGACAGCGAGCTCGCCTGGCGAGCGCAGCCGCGCGCCGCCAGGGCGTACGTCGCCGCCGTCACCATTGCGGGCGCGATCGTGCTGGGTGCAGCGGTCCCGACAGCGGTACCGGACCCGGCGCTGTTCCTGTTCCTGCTGCTCACCGTCTGCGTCACGTCCGCGTGGAAGGTCAACCTCCCGATCTCGCTCTCGAGCGGCTCGACGCTCTCGGTGTCCTACGCCGCGAACCTGATGGCGCTCCTGCTGCTCGGACCGCGCGTCGCGGTCGCGATCGCGGCCGTGGGCGTGTGGGTGCAGTGCACCGTCAACGTCAAGCGCCGGTACCCGCTCTACCGCACGGCGTTCAGCATCGCGGCCGAGGTATTGACGATGGCGGTGACGGGCGCGGCGTATCGGGCGCTCGGCGGCGGCGATCCGCCGTTCGACGTGCCGGCGCTGCTGAAGCCGGTCGTCGGCGCCATCGCGGCGTACTTCCTGTGCAACACCGCGCTGGTGGCGATCGCCATCGGCCTGTCGACCTGCCGCTCGATCGTCGCGGTGTGGCGCGAGGAGTTCCTGTGGAGCGCCACGAGCTTCGTCGTCGCCGGATCCGCGGGCGCGCTGGCCGCCGTGGTGATTTCGCGCGGCGAGATCTGGAAAGCGGTCGTCCTGCTGGCGCCGGTCTATCTCGCGTATCAGACCTACCGGCTCTTCATCGCCCGGCTTCAGGACCAGAAGCGGCACCTCGACGAGATGACGCGGCTGCAGAAGGAGCGCGGCGACCTGCTCGAACGCGAGCGCGCCGCGCGCGCCAGCGCCGAGGCGGCGAACCGCTTGAAGGATCAGTTCCTCGCCACCGTCTCGCACGAGCTGCGCACGCCGATGAACGCCATTCTCGGCTGGGCCGACATGCTGCGGCTCGGCACGCTGCCCCCCGAGCGCCGGGAGCGCGCGTGCGAAGCGGTCTTCAACAATGCGATGCGGCAGGCGCGCCTGATCGACGAGCTGCTCGACATGGCGCGGATCATGGCGGGCAAGCTGCAGCTGGAGCGCGCCGACGTGGATCCGCGAGAGATTGCGCAGGCCGCGCTGGAGATCATCCAGATCGCCGCCGACGCCAAGGGCATCCGCGTCGACGTCGACATCGCCGACGGGCTGGGCTCGTTCCATGCGGACGGTCCGCGTCTGCAGCAGGTGGTGTGGAATCTCCTGGCGAACGCGGTGAAGTTCACACCCGCCGGCGGCGTCGTCCGTCTGGCGATCCGGCGTACCGGAGATCTCGGCGAGATCGTCGTCGCCGACTCGGGTGTCGGCATTCCTGCCGGGTTCCTGTCGTCGGTGTTCGAGCCGTTCTGCCAGGCTGACGCGAGTCCGACCCGCGAGTACGACGGCCTCGGGCTGGGCCTCGCGATCGCCAAGCAGGTCGTGGACGCGCACGGCGGAACGATCTCCGCCGAGAGCGGAGGGCTCGGGCAGGGCGCCACGTTCACCGTGAGGCTGCCCGTCGCCGGGGTCGCGGGTCAGCGTTTGACGACGGCGGCGGACACGGTGCCGAGCACCGTTGCCGCGGACGTCACCGTCGCGCGCATCGTGTAG
- a CDS encoding S8 family peptidase codes for MARSGALVVVRVLTVTALVLVFSSPPAVPLAAASRAEAKLDSLLRARLTREGRSRVLLQMSTPGGALQVAAEARLLGAAVRRELPGINAVVVDVPNRALPVLAANPLVERVSHDRLVAAAMDRTSATVGARAVREQLNVDGSGIGVAVIDSGITPWHDDLGDGAGGQRVARFVDFVNGLTTPYDDYGHGTHVAGIVAGNGFDSGGARSGMAPGAHLVALKVLNAAGEGRISDVIAALDYVVANKDALNIRVVNLSVAGGVHESYLTDPLTLAARRVVAAGIVVVAAAGNYGRGPEGRARYAGVTSPGNAPWVLTVGASSHMGTADRADDTMAPFSSRGPGAVDYAAKPDVVAPGVGIESLTDASSALYAGSTSLLSGTAALPYFPYMSLTGSSMAAPVASGTIALMLQANPSLTPNAVKAILQYTAQPYAGHDFLTQGAGFINARGAVQLAKYLGAPAALPYPATSGWSRHLIWGNHLARGGRLTADANAWSTAVTWGEGTTATGDRIRWGLTCTTATCDALFSKPWQTVCADLLCSALGGDAAQSPNVVWGALCAGLDCPVPWSASTVTATSDPEADTVVWGTSDTEGDTVVWGTSCRDPACEPVVWNRR; via the coding sequence ATGGCGCGCTCCGGGGCGTTGGTCGTCGTTCGCGTCCTCACCGTGACGGCACTCGTTCTCGTGTTCAGTTCGCCGCCCGCCGTGCCGCTCGCGGCCGCGTCACGGGCGGAGGCGAAGCTCGATTCGCTGCTGCGAGCAAGGCTGACGCGGGAGGGGCGCTCCCGGGTCCTGCTGCAGATGTCCACGCCGGGCGGCGCGCTGCAGGTCGCTGCCGAGGCGCGCCTTCTGGGCGCGGCCGTGCGCCGCGAGCTTCCGGGAATCAACGCCGTCGTCGTCGACGTCCCCAACCGCGCGCTTCCGGTGCTCGCCGCCAACCCGCTCGTCGAACGGGTCTCGCACGATCGGCTCGTCGCCGCGGCGATGGACCGCACGTCGGCCACGGTCGGCGCCCGGGCCGTTCGCGAGCAACTCAACGTGGACGGCAGCGGCATCGGGGTTGCCGTCATCGACTCCGGGATCACCCCGTGGCACGACGACCTCGGCGACGGCGCGGGCGGGCAGCGCGTCGCCCGCTTCGTCGATTTCGTGAATGGCCTGACGACACCGTATGACGATTACGGTCACGGGACGCACGTCGCCGGGATCGTCGCGGGCAACGGCTTCGACTCGGGCGGCGCGCGAAGCGGGATGGCGCCCGGCGCGCATCTCGTGGCGCTCAAGGTGCTGAACGCCGCAGGAGAAGGACGCATCAGCGACGTCATCGCCGCACTCGACTACGTCGTCGCCAACAAGGATGCGCTGAACATCCGCGTCGTCAACCTGTCGGTGGCGGGCGGGGTCCACGAGTCGTATCTGACGGATCCGCTCACGCTCGCGGCCAGGCGCGTCGTCGCGGCAGGCATCGTCGTCGTCGCCGCGGCGGGGAACTACGGTCGCGGGCCGGAAGGGCGCGCGCGGTACGCCGGCGTGACGTCGCCCGGCAACGCGCCGTGGGTCCTCACGGTCGGCGCGTCGAGCCACATGGGGACCGCGGATCGCGCCGACGACACGATGGCGCCTTTCAGCTCGCGCGGCCCGGGCGCGGTGGACTACGCCGCCAAGCCGGACGTGGTCGCGCCGGGCGTGGGAATCGAGTCGCTGACCGACGCGTCGAGCGCGCTGTATGCGGGCAGCACGTCGCTGCTGAGCGGCACCGCAGCGCTGCCGTATTTCCCCTACATGAGCCTGACCGGATCGAGCATGGCCGCGCCGGTCGCGAGCGGGACGATCGCGCTGATGCTCCAGGCGAACCCGTCGCTGACGCCGAACGCGGTGAAGGCGATTCTGCAGTACACGGCCCAGCCGTACGCCGGCCACGATTTCCTGACGCAGGGCGCGGGGTTCATCAACGCCAGGGGCGCGGTCCAACTCGCAAAGTATCTCGGCGCGCCCGCGGCGCTGCCGTATCCGGCGACGTCGGGCTGGAGCCGCCACCTGATTTGGGGCAACCATCTCGCGCGCGGCGGACGGCTGACCGCCGACGCGAATGCGTGGTCCACCGCCGTCACCTGGGGCGAGGGCACCACCGCGACCGGCGACAGGATCCGGTGGGGCCTGACCTGCACCACCGCGACGTGCGACGCGCTGTTCAGCAAGCCGTGGCAGACGGTGTGCGCCGATCTGTTGTGCTCGGCGCTCGGCGGCGACGCCGCGCAGTCGCCCAACGTCGTGTGGGGCGCGCTGTGTGCGGGGCTCGACTGTCCGGTGCCCTGGAGCGCGTCCACGGTCACGGCGACGAGCGATCCGGAGGCCGACACCGTGGTGTGGGGCACCAGTGACACCGAAGGAGATACGGTGGTCTGGGGCACAAGCTGCCGCGACCCCGCGTGCGAACCCGTCGTGTGGAATCGGCGGTGA